Within the Rhizobium grahamii genome, the region CGAAGCCTCGAGATCGTCGCGCATCTCACGCGGCAGAACGTCGGCGATCTTGGCGAGAGCATCGGCACCGGCAGCGGCCAAGCGTGGATCGGCGATCCGGGCAACCCATCTTGATCCGAGAACGAGTGCCTCGATCTCGTCCTGGGAAAACATCATCGGCGGCAGCATGAAGCCCGGCTTCAGCACGTAACCAAGCCCGGGCTCTCCCTCGATAAGGGCGCCCTGCGCTTGCAGGCTGGCGATGTCGCGATAGAGCGTACGGATGCTGACGCCCGTCTCCGTTGCCAAAACGGCACCGCTGACGGGGCGGCGATAACGCCGCAGCGTCTGCAGCAAAGTCAGAAGGCGTTCGGAACGTGCCATGT harbors:
- a CDS encoding helix-turn-helix transcriptional regulator, translated to MARSERLLTLLQTLRRYRRPVSGAVLATETGVSIRTLYRDIASLQAQGALIEGEPGLGYVLKPGFMLPPMMFSQDEIEALVLGSRWVARIADPRLAAAGADALAKIADVLPREMRDDLEASTLLVHMRPPIADKADLDAIRKAIRSERILKLTYSDESGAVSVRSVWPFALSYFEHVRVIVAWCELRQDYRHFRTDRIIEMSPQEGRYPRRRAVLLKEWRDQQDIAP